A region of Haliotis asinina isolate JCU_RB_2024 chromosome 9, JCU_Hal_asi_v2, whole genome shotgun sequence DNA encodes the following proteins:
- the LOC137295914 gene encoding uncharacterized protein, which produces MESLGIMQGIYLAMILSEASGAMSVGADITKTAEKMYDERPYRGPTGDLTMRPVKDLTICLRGVFTSAGLQRKVTAARPLTTDLPTITPSRCVYGDGSGNVIVPTKAQRQRRSQQLKNEITKFHNCICDTPPRDRHEHCDFNMLETDYNATVLEGCLVNNNMSEKATLTYRSEEFHCHLRNDFAIRCHPKQGSLEAKDTTFLSILVCLSSALESLECDRSGRTVYRHGMTTTVSPNVSTPNVSLKVKLVILSMTVVLGLLLGILGTVCCVFCWRQRKKRSVPTTSIVKRTGPRVPENTYEHRPQDNAIYEELPDTEVPDLLQQGPRSVLRSTEDVSESVLVHSNLQSVTYKPGQGYYEALARHTGEKEPGSPGASKPVPAPRSTIHPPRRLSSGHNDYLELEEGSKQNDGTQPSLTNPYFVLESSASTSPPLPVPSGGRTDRGQITLEDESAQNSSTTGLRDGEDHECCGKTSSLGGSDFRDYQQLQRPSLTSESQQEGGYECPVPPDFGFDLATTYDQSEEDRETTCSPDYQRLTRHAVQQLHHNSMKPQTKHDYFVLETLGKTEQPISALTLDTS; this is translated from the exons ATGGAATCACTTGGGATTATGCAGG GTATCTACCTCGCCATGATTCTGTCTGAAGCATCCGGTGCAATGTCAGTTGGTGCAGACATAACGAAAAC GGCGGAGAAGATGTATGACGAGAGGCCGTACAGAGGTCCAACTGGTGATCTGACCATGAGGCCAGTCAAAGACCTGACAATATGTCTGCGGGGCGTGTTCACCTCAGCGGGGCTCCAGCGGAAGGTGACAGCAGCCAGGCCACTGACCACTGACCTCCCAACCAT AACACCTTCACGGTGTGTTTACGGCGACGGGAGCGGAAACGTTATCGTTCCAACAAAGGCACAACGACAACGACGGTCGCAACAGCTCAAAAACGAAATTACAAA GTTTCATAACTGCATCTGTGACACGCCTCCTCGTGATCGCCACGAGCACTGCGACTTCAACATGCTGGAAACAGACTACAATGCGACTGTCCTAGAAGGCTGTCTGGTAAACAACAACATGTCGGAGAAGGCCACGCTCACATACAGATCGGAAG AGTTTCACTGTCACTTAAGAAATGATTTCGCCATCCGATGTCATCCCAAACAGGGCTCGTTGGAGGCTAAAGACACCAC ATTCCTCTCAATATTGGTGTGTTTATCAAGCGCTTTAGAGAGTCTTGAAT GCGACAGGTCTGGACGGACAGTCTATCGACACGGCATGACCACCACCGTCAGCCCAAACGTATCTACCCCGAACGTGTCGTTAAAAGTCAAACTGGTGATTCTGTCCATGACTGTGGTGTTGGGTCTGTTGCTGGGCATTCTCGGCACTGTCTGTTGCGTGTTCTGTTGGAGACAGAGGAAAAAAAGAAG TGTTCCTACTACGTCGATAGTGAAAAGGACAGGTCCACGTGTTCCTGAGAACACCTATGAACACAGACCCCAGGACAATGCCATATATGAAGAACTGCCCGATACA GAGGTGCCTGATCTGCTGCAGCAGGGACCCAGGTCTGTCCTCCGCTCCACAGAGGACGTGTCCGAGTCGGTGCTTGTCCACTCTAATCTACAGAGCGTCACCTACAAGCCCGGTCAAGGTTATTACGAGGCCCTCGCTCGACACACCGGTGAGAAAGAACCTGGTTCACCTGGAGCATCCAAGCCAGTGCCCGCTCCAAGATCAACTATCCATCCTCCGAGACGGCTTTCGTCAGGGCACAACGACTACCTTGAGTTGGAGGAGGGTTCCAAACAGAATGATGGAACACAACCCAGTCTTACCAATCCCTATTTTGTTCTGGAATCCAGTGCATCGACAAGCCCTCCGTTACCAGTACCATCGGGTGGACGTACAGATAGGGGACAGATAACATTGGAAGATGAGAGCGCCCAGAATAGTTCAACGACCGGACTAAGAGATGGAGAAGATCATGAATGTTGCGGCAAAACGTCTTCACTGGGAGGCAGTGACTTTCGTGATTACCAGCAGCTCCAGAGGCCGAGTCTGACCTCAGAGAGCCAGCAAGAAGGTGGCTATGAGTGTCCCGTACCACCAGACTTTGGTTTCGACCTGGCTACCACCTACGATCAAAGCGAGGAGGACAGAGAGACCACCTGTTCACCAGACTATCAGAGATTAACAAGACATGCCGTTCAGCAGCTACACCATAACTCAATGAAACCACAAACTAAACATGATTACTTCGTCTTAGAGACCCTGGGCAAGACAGAACAGCCAATCAGCGCGCTTACACTGGACACATCGTGA
- the LOC137295781 gene encoding uncharacterized protein has protein sequence MKWSYIILIVTAFVAGVRGESLPLDDEDWQDDLQSSGSGQGEVPEESGDISWLFYFMICSGIAAGIVIVIAIVVLIHRLKRTHESRTQKPEAENQKSSKEHV, from the exons ATGAAGTGGTCCTACATCATTCTCATCGTCACAGCCTTTGTCGCGG GGGTGAGGGGCGAGTCTCTACCACTAGACGATGAAGACTGGCAGGATGACCTTCAGAGTTCCGGGTCAGGTCAAGGTGAAGTTCCAG AAGAAAGCGGCGATATTAGCTGGCTGTTCTACTTCATGATATGCTCTGGGATTGCAGCTGGCATAGTCATCGTGATTGCTATCGTTGTCCTTATCCACAGGTTAAAAAGAAC ACATGAATCACGAACACAGAAACCTGAGGCTGAAAATCAGAAAAGTAGCAAAGAACACGTGTAA
- the LOC137297052 gene encoding uncharacterized protein → MSPRIRRDHDDDDSNDRSEAEYRFRPRKLRRCINDALKTPLPVEGSNETETCMNDDMARVPVTTRERLLRRENIFIEMETFNNCLCDVHAASDYCLFNLLIVQKNETVLETCLGKREFNAHLYHPTRDANFTCDMRRSGRRIACRRNDVPVPPRETRFQYVLNCMGEHFPDFSCPVTTAAPPGLTTAAPMTQTRVAMLVMALLISLLLGVLGTWLGIFCWRRRGKRRRISRPLPPLMPRPEHSSLPNLYDEDYTEENIYDVVKAVDESPTSHPVPDLLSRVPSLPPITPRPPLDHNKDARSSNHTEFYEPLLRDPSASQISDHTSPKIPVSNEDTGGEDYLPLLPDRNSREIPETETVKRFHPYDTPDESFIQTEAEDASITVPKIVEDQDNKPSETKPEYYILEPPGGETRDASLNQEDATPVTKEDVTPGTDKETSQTVVEKEETAAKPSESDSDGYEIPVSQEVPAFDIASSFRKGPNTDIMHHTNKDDVLDV, encoded by the exons ATGTCGCCCCGCATCCGACGTGACCACGACGATGACGATAGCAATGACAG AAGCGAGGCTGAATACAGGTTCCGACCTCGTAAACTCCGGAGATGTATCAACGACGCGTTGAAAACCCCACTGCCTGTGGAAGGCTCAAA TGAAACTGAAACCTGCATGAATGACGACATGGCCCGTGTCCCTGTCACAACACGGGAGAGACTTCTCCGGAGGGAAAATATCTTCATTGAAATGGAAAC GTTCAACAACTGCCTGTGCGATGTCCACGCAGCCAGCGATTACTGCTTGTTCAACCTCCTCATCGTACAAAAAAACGAGACGGTATTGGAGACATGTCTTGGGAAGCGGGAGTTTAACGCACACCTGTATCACCCAACACGAGACGCAA ATTTCACCTGTGACATGAGGCGGTCCGGGCGCAGAATCGCGTGTAGACGGAATGATGTGCCCGTCCCCCCGCGGGAAACAAG ATTTCAGTATGTGCTAAACTGCATGGGCGAACACTTTCCCGACTTCAGCT GCCCAGTCACGACGGCAGCCCCTCCAGGTTTGACGACGGCGGCGCCCATGACACAGACCCGGGTTGCCATGCTAGTGATGGCCCTCTTAATCAGCCTCCTCCTGGGTGTGCTGGGGACATGGCTCGGCATCTTCTGTTGGAGAAGGAGGGGCAAGAGGAGACGTATCAGCAG ACCACTCCCCCCTCTGATGCCCCGCCCTGAACACTCCAGCCTACCCAACCTATACGACGAGGACTATACGGAGGAAAATATCTATGATGTTGTCAAAGCTGTG GATGAGTCTCCAACGTCCCACCCAGTGCCTGATCTACTGAGTCGTGTTCCATCTCTCCCACCCATTACGCCTAGACCTCCTTTAGACCACAACAAAGACGCTAGGAGTTCCAATCATACTGAATTCTATGAACCTTTGTTACGAGATCCCAGCGCATCTCAGATCAGCGATCACACTTCACCGAAGATCCCTGTCTCAAATGAAGACACGGGGGGTGAAGATTATCTGCCCTTGTTACCTGACAGAAACAGTCGGGAAATACCGGAAACGGAGACAGTCAAGCGCTTTCATCCTTATGACACACCAGATGAGTCATTCATACAAACAGAAGCAGAGGATGCATCCATTACTGTTCCGAAGATCGTGGAAGACCAGGATAACAAACCCTCCGAAACAAAACCTGAGTACTATATCCTGGAGCCACCTGGCGGAGAAACTCGGGACGCTAGTCTGAATCAGGAAGACGCAACTCCAGTAACCAAAGAGGATGTAACTCCTGGTACAGATAAGGAAACATCTCAAACGGTCGTGGAAAAAGAAGAAACAGCAGCAAAACCAAGTGAATCTGACTCGGACGGATATGAAATACCTGTGTCTCAGGAGGTACCGGCTTTTGACATTGCCTCTTCTTTTAGGAAGGGACCAAACACTGACATAATGCACCATACGAATAAAGATGATGTTCTTGATGTGTGA